The following nucleotide sequence is from Centropristis striata isolate RG_2023a ecotype Rhode Island chromosome 7, C.striata_1.0, whole genome shotgun sequence.
ACTCTTTTTTAAACAGGATTCGCCCACAGCTGAACAATTCAAGGCAGTGGACACTCAAACCCATGAGGCAAGTGGTCATttccagataaaaaaaactattgttaATTTAAGAACGCAGAATTTTATCTTGTGGTTATATCTTGATAATGTTTGATCATATATTCAAGtcacattttacttttactttttcttcttAAGAGTTCCTCTTAAGCTTACAAGCACTATGACATTTCAGCAGTGGTGGACTCAGAGGGGGGCAGGAGGGGCgaccgcccccccccccccccccccccccccccccctcatgcctccatggttgaaaaagcgcacTAAactgccctctagagtggtgaaaacgagaggaagtgccttattggctgccctttaaacgtgcaaaaaatgatttgggTGCCCTCTggggtgccccttcatataataaattatgaagATGTACCCTCTAGTGCAAGAAAATTCGATaacgtgccttaatgagtgcccttctagtgcccttctagtgcctttctagtgccctttttcctgtttggtgcctccgtggttgaaaaagcgcgcgaaagtgccctctagagtggagaaaatgagagaaagtgccttattggctgccctttacacatgaaaaaatgtattgattgccctctagggtgcccctttacACTATAacttatgatgatgtgccctctagagattctataatacggtatcacccaactgtgaataatgttatgtgagatgttcgctctcatttagctctcaaagtgcacaaaatatatgcattttacttaaaaatgtacaaattttctcccgggggggcatacttttaattgtcagtaccatatcattaattactttgatctggatctccttttaacttaatgcttatatttcatcatacatgatgcatcataattTGACGTGCTGGTGGggctccatgttgtgcagaacgtgccctttttattttttcgcccctgcccttctaacagtctgagtccgccactgcatTTCACTGCTAATATCTGATCATGTCTTTCAGGGGTTTGAAATGCAGACGTTTGCAGAACCAGTGTTTGCTAAACTTAGGCGTTCACTGGACATCACCAAGGAGGAATACATGGACTCCCTCTGCTCAGACGCCTGCTACCTCCAGTTTGTCAGCAACTCCAAGAGCAAGGCAGATTTCTTTGTCACGTGAGCATCATGTTCTGCTCTGCTAACACACACGTACATTTACTAATATATCTCATTATGTTCATTAGAGTTTAATATGTTTCATCTTATAAcaactcaaaaagaaaaaggtgcaTAAAATTTTCATATCCAGTTTCATCCAGAGTCTGTACTGGTTCAGTTTTGCAAACCCATGCTTGGCCATACTGTTGTTGGACTCCAAGCTGGTGGCTGGGTAGCATAGATTAAAGTTATGAGGAAGTAAATGATGTGAGATTATTACTAACAAACCTCCAAATCCCAGTTTGTTCTGCGATTTAACAACTGTTTCAAGTTTAAAGTTTTTCTATTGAACATTTTCCTGATTTAATACTTTTCCTTGCATAtgttacatactgtatgtatgacCGAACTGTGGACTTTAGATGGATTATTTAGCCCGTTTACTGTATAGTTTCCTAAACTTTAACCGGTGCCAGTATCCAAGCTAGTTTCTATGCAAgtaagaaataaacatttaaaaagatgtCTGGTTCTAATTCATGTGTGGTGATAAGGATGTTCTTGGTTTTAGGAATGACAAGAGATTCTTCCTAAAGACCCAGAGCAGACGTGAGGTCAGCTTTCTGCTATCCAATCTGCAAGCATACATGGACCACTTGGAGAAGTACCCTCATTCTCTGATGGTGAGGTTTCTAGGTAAGCATAGTTTGGGGtaatgctgcaggaggtgttttttcttttaagagTGGTATTCTCCAATGCTTCCGCCATGACTCATTCTATTGCAGGATACAGTCACTGTAAGGATGTAATCACTGTTCATGtcctgtgaaataaaaaaaaatgtagctgatagatgaaaaaaaagaggaaatatatTGTGCTGAGCAATGATGAGATAGATGTGTAAGGTTATGTATAGGAGTGAAGACAACTTCCATTTAGCTGCCAGATTATTTTAATACTttacagcaacaaaacaaaaaaacgtgagtgtgtgtgtgtgtgtgtgtgtgtgtgtgtgtgtgtgttggtgacttaataatataataatatgcatAATTCTTTCCACTTTCCAGGTGTCCACAGAATTGTTATTCCTAATGAAATGAAGGTAATCTATCTACTTAATAACTCGTAGGTTATTATATCCATTTTACAGTTCGAGTAGTTACAACTTATTGTTGTCTGTCTGCTCTTTTCAGAAGTACTTCATTGTGATGCAGAGTGTGTTTTACCCTGATGAGAGGATCAATATTAGGTACTTTATCTGTTTTCCCTACGTTTTGTTGTGCTAAGTTCTGATACATTTTTGGGATGTATGAaagtttttgtgacttttttttgttgcatagATACGACATTAAGGGCTGTGAAGTGGGTAGATGGACTAACCCTGACACAGGGgggaaacaaataataaaagtgcTGAAGGACAATAACTTCGAAGGGCAGTACATTGCCTTAGGTAACACTTACTTATTTAGCTTGTTTCTGTAGCTACAGGAATGGTGCTGTTGAGAACAAAATTGAGCCACATGTAGTTGGTCAGTGAGGGGCACACTGAATGAAAATGCTTGTGTGGTTGCTGTAGGTCAGGAGAAATCGTGGTTCAACAAACAAGTGAAAGTGGATGCTGCATTCCTTCAGGAGCTTAATGTGCTGGACTACAGTCTACTGATAGCTCATCAACCACTGCACCGAGATGAGCTGGATGGGAAACACTCCTTGGCAAACCTTGTTGTTCGCACCACAAAGTAGGTTTTATATGTCATTTGAGCGAGAGCAAAACCACATAAACgtcatttttcatatttctgttgTTCCAGTGACCTCTCAAAAGGgactttttacatatttatatattatatattcatgAACTAAATGTGCTTTTAAAGGAAATGTGTTTATCCATCAGTCAAGCAGAGCTGAGCTGAGTCAGCTAGCCTGGCTGTTTCCCAAAACAGCCTAATAACACCCAGGCACAAATCATCAAGTTATACACTTCTGGGcacaaatgtttgacaggcctAGATGAATTGGTTTGCTGCTCCAGCCTTTTTTCTTTCCCATCATTTTCTAAAGAGAATGCCCTGTATGtcattgaaaaatgaaaactcTTTGAAAGAATCCATTACATTACAACTTGACTAAAAGTCTCTATGATATCTGTTATGACCCTGTTATAACCCAACCCTTCTTTAAACTTCCCCACAACTTTATCCCCGACCTGTCCTTGCTGCTGTAATTGCAGCAGAAGGCGCTTCCACAAAGTATTGACTCAGGGGCTGAATACTTTTGCATATCGCAATTTTGagttatttatttgtaaaaatgtttcattttcttttttacttcacAATTGTATGCCACTTTGTGTTGGTCTTTCACATACAAttctaataaaatatatttatgtttgtgaaCATAACGTGACAAAACATGGAAAGTtcaaggggtatgaatacttttgcaagccactgtaaaTCTCCTTACAATTCATTGAACTTGTATGGTACCTTATTTCTTGTAATATGCAATGAAAGAGGAACTAGACAGTGTACTCGTAACCCTTATTCAAGAACATTGCTCATCTATTCTTACCATGGGAGTCTGGACCTCCCCTTGGCTTCATTTTATCTTCTCTTTCGGACACCCAAAGCCTCCACACAAAGCAAGGACTCTAAGGCCACTCAGTCTCCCTGACACACATGTGACAATGCAGAAATCCTTCCACCTTCATGTACAATCATTTTTTTGCTACcacaatgtttgtgttttactgaAGGAGCAAGTCTTAAACCAGACTTGAATATGTCTGATCTTATTAGTCCAGCTTTAAGAAAGCAATTTGTTCTGGTTTGTtcagttagtttgttagttgtttGACCCGTTTAAAACAGGTCCTGCTTTTCTGTGCAACATTTATAAACACCCCTctgactgtgtttgtttttctctgtcataGGTCTATGGACTTGGATGACAGTCCCACTGAGTCAGACCCCCCCACCATTCCATTACTGGAGAAGACAATGGGTGAGGCTGAGGGCACCGGCGAAGGGATCCACCTGCAGGAGATACACGATCCTGACAGAGAAACCAGGACTGACTTAGAACTGCAGGAATTCCATGAAGAACATCGTAGGCTACTGCCCAACTGCAAAAATGCCGTTCATGTGATGGATGGACCAGATCGTCGCTACTTTGTGGGCATTATAGACATTTTTACTGTCTATGGCTGGAAGAAAAGACTGGAGAACCTGTGGAAAAACCTCCGCTTCCCAGGCAGGGCCTTTTCCACAGTCAGCCCCGTGAAATATTCAAACAGGTTCTGCCAGTGGATTCAGAGCCACTCTGAGtaacaaaatgcagaaaacattTAGCCCAAATGtacaatatactgtatattgtggTCCTACGGACGGGGTAGTAACTGCAGTAACTTGTGGTAATTTAGACCTAAatgcaaaacataaaaacattatgtgTACACTTGAGAGTCCACCTGCTCAGATCACTCAGCTGAGTCTATCTCATTGATGTAAAATTGTATGTAGTgtgaaatgtacaaaaatggCAACCTTTACCTTTCAAGCTTTAATAGGATATTGTTACCAGAAATGTAATTAACAAACATAATTTTTTGTCCATCATATTCAGTCAGTTAAATGCCAGCTGTCATCATACAGGTGCAGATAATGTATGTGAGTTATCTCAGTCTATCTTGTGTGTCTGgcagtgtgttattgtgtgattcCATCAAAAAGCGTttctaacaaaataaacatttttcatgtattttctatTGTGAATTGTATCTTAAAGGGCCTTTTTGTGATCTCACTGATGTCTATACTCAGTACCCAGTACCAAACAAACTTTGAGATAATTAAATGAAGACATTTCGTTTTGGTTTAGAAATTGTACCAAAATGAAAGTTGTGCTGTTTCCTGACATTACCTGACTGTCAGCTGGATGTTCTCCCTGGATGTTTTATCATTGTGAAAATATGGGCATATTTAGctattttgcaaaaatgtttcTACACAGTGTGCATTCAGTAGCTTTATAGGTCatcaaaactgaaaataatcaACCAAAGTACAGGTGCAAGTCCTGTACTTGACCTATAGAGCCATCTCAATTCACAATCATTGTTTTCTAGCCTAGGTTAACTCACTTTTTGGCAGAAAGCTCTGAAggaattttttttcctgtatacACAGCTCAGATAAAGACGCAGTTCTGGCTGAGAGCTACAACAACATTGGGAAGTAAACTCCAGAGGACATGCAAAaggtttaaatattttaacattgaAGGTGATGTTGTACCATTACCATTGCTGCTGGCCTCGCCTAATTTTAACGTTCTACTCTCAGCCACTAAACTCATTCTCATATACTCATAAACTCATATTTGGTTATCTGGTTTGCCTTCTGCCTGATTCCATGTAAATGCAGTATAACATTTTTtcatgcagcaaaataaaagcacaaccATCTAGTGCAGAGTTCAGAGACAACTGTTTAATCTGTTGAATCTTATGATGTTTTACATACCAATGAATACACAGAATCCTTATTTAAGTAGAGCAGATGGTGAAAAGAGAAATTAAATTGATGATATATACTTTTTCTTTGATTGACACCTAACTCCACTGGTTGCTGGTGACAAGTTACCTCTTTATCGTTTGATTCTATAAAAgtgggctacatggtggtgtagtggttagcactcttgcctcacagcaagagtacctgcagctcttctgtgtgtctccctgtgtcagcgtgggttctcactgggtactcccacagtccaaaaacatgcagcttaggttagcttagtttaattggtgacgctaaattgcccgtaggagtgaatgagaatgtgattgtctgtctctatgtggcagccctgtgatagtctggagaccgtccagggtgtaccccgcctctcacccaatgtcagctggctccagccccccacgacccgagtgcggataagcggttaaggagaatgaatgactgaatgaatgaataatgcaAAAACACAACTAATATTATAAAATTGATTTTGAGCCAACTTCCCTCCAGCTTTACATTCTTGCTAAAGAAAAGAAATTACAACAGTCAGTTCTCCTTATTTAATGACAATCCCTACAAGTAGGAAAACAGCCACCAGTGCCATGATAACCACCAAAAATATGACTGCAATTACAGTAGCTGTGGAAGAAGTAGTGGAACAGTTATTATTTTGACAGGACAGGTTACAATTCAAttatcacaaaacacaaaagaaatgtGGTAATTTTGCAAATTTTGATTTCTTCAAATTCcatagaaaataagaaatactgTAAATGGTAAAGCATACAGTGTACCCAAGttaaaacaacagatttttgtGATCTGAGAGCTCCCTTTAGTATCACAGTGATGGTAGTGCAGTTATGGTCAGGGAATATAAGCATAGTTCACTGCAGTTTCAGATTAGATAAATTACAGTTTACTTTAACTAGAGATagaattaattattattgttgttgttattattattatacactgTGTCCGGTTTatagaggagagaagagaatgaTATGTTAAAAGCACGTAAGAGCACTCAGTAGATAGAGATCAAATGTATAGTGTCAAGTTGATAGAAGGGAGGCACCACCAGGACAATGACCATGCCATGTACATTCTCCATGTCTCTGACATCAAGTTCAAAGATAAGGCCAACAGCTAGCAATAAAGTCCACACTGGGACTTAATTAAATCCTCTATTATTGCAAAATAAATCCCCAGTTCCTTCATtatccaaaataaataatttgtcttGCCACAGAAAAACATACTGTACTGTTCATTACAGCATGCTCTCAAGGCAGGTCTAGCTTGGTACAGTAACAACAGCCCACTCTGGTTACATGAGGCCCTTTGCTAGGGAGTGCATGCAACAAACTCAAAGTCATCTGTGCTGTCAAACATATCACCAATGATATGTGTATTCACTAACAAAGTTAGCGTACTGCCTGTGTTCATTAGATATTTAATACAGTATtttctcaataaataaataaatgaataaattaaatcaaattaaatataaaaacattccaGGACTTCCAAtatttcaatcaaaatgcaAGCACTTCTGCTGCTGCTACCTACAGGCTGGACTCTAAACCTTAACCACCTCAATCCCTCCTGGGATTTAAATTTTGATACTGGAATACTGAACTGCTCTATGTTCCTTGGTGCAGAGAGTTTTGGTCCACTTCAAGGTTAAATCAGCGGCTCCGTTGTCGCCTTGTTCCTCAGAGCTCATAAAGACAGGTTTATGtctctctcctcatctctgCTCCTTTAATGGCTCCTTTCAAcaaagtgtgtctgtgttgaaGGAGAGCTGcacctgccacacacacacacacacacacacacacacacacacacacacacagacacacacacgcacgcacacacacacacacacacacacacacacacacgcacacacctttTGTTATGATCAGAAAGCAttccaatataataataataatgatgatgataataataataataataataataaaaaaaatgatgataataataccAAACCAccaaatttgtttgttttttctgcaggaAAATTTGCCTTATCCGTAATTAGTTATGTCCTctttaacagtttattaaagGTAAATCTTACGCCAAATCAGTCAAATggattaatgtttaattaaggTAGAAAGATGGAACTTGTGTTTCACACATTACATCTGCATTGTACAAACACAGATACACATGCTGCCGCCATTGATATAGGTCAGAAGACACATCAATGGTAAGACTAGATATTTATAGCAGTTTATAAGGGTGAACGTAAAAAGGCAAGGAGGTAAAAAGAGatacatttgaaattgtaaacAAAGTGTGACTGCAAGCCTGTAAAAAATAGGAATCAGGTTTTTACAGTACCTATCCAAGTAATCTAAGTAATCCAATTTAACTGGTCCCCAGTACTCTTGGATTGAAGGTGGATCATCACCACCCTGCATGGACCTTTTATAGACAACATCAATTATCACCCGTGAATTATATGGTTACTCTGGCAGCTAAATCCCTGTGTAGCTAGCTGTACtgaggtacttttactactCATTTTTCACTCACCCTTTCCTCTTCAAAACTGATTAGTCCTTCATCATCGTCCGTCTCTAGTTCCTCTGGTGCCTCATTGATCAGAGCACTGAGCTCTGTGTTGGCTGGCTGTGACTTCAGCAGGTTGAGGATACACTGTAGGGGGGACTGTCCACCAACTGGGGGCAATAAATCCTGTTGTTCCAGGTTGTCACTCTGTTTCTTGGCAAAGTTGACAAACACCTGAGCAGAAAAACCAAAAATATATCTTCATTATTCCGTTCTTTCCTGTTGAAGTTCTTCATGAAGTTGTAGTTCTACAGAATGTTGCATGTTGCACTTACGTTGTCCAGAGTGGTCTGACTGACAGAGTAGTCCTCGATGCCCAGCACCTCCACCACCTGCTCCATCTTACTGAAAACTTGAGCTAGTGAGATCCACTCAGACTTCAACTGGTACTGGACCTTGGTGTGATGACGCTCCTGCAAATATGTCAACAGGTGGCTTAATGTGTGTAGTAAATTTCCAAATCACAAACAGCGCAACTCGCTGCTTCTTCAAACAACCAACCATGTGAAAGTCCTATGGGACCGGCAGAGCAAAGCCTAAGGGGCTAACATCTGAAGCGTCttgttgcaataataataaacctaCATTTGTATAAAGCAGCACATATGTCCACTTCCATGTTGAGAAGAGTATATCCATTTAAGGTACATTTAGAACAGATATAAAAGTGCGATTAATTTGCAATTAATATTGAATATTCATtatctttaacttttttctgttCTGTACAAAGGACAGGGGTAGCTACCTTCAGCACAGCCTCAGGGAAGTTTCTGTTGAAGAATCGAACCACCTCCTTCACATTGGAGCTACTCTTGGTCCTCACTGTGATCATGTAGCCATCACCAAACCTGGGACATAGTCACAGAAACATAATGACAGAAGTTCTTGTTTTTATACCTCAtactcattaaaaataaaagttcagaTGTGGCAACAATGACAATAACAGAGGGGGACAGCTATTGAACTCCATTACCCAGACGACTGAGGAGTTTCACACCTATGTGTAAACCCTTCATTATTGGTCAGTATAACCTTTGCCATTCTAGGGTGTGACCAGGTTATAAAAACTCAAGCCTCCTTCTGTCCCGTCTCTTATCCCATGAAGATAATTCTAAAAATTGAAAACATGTTGTTGGAAAACATTACAATTTATTGAAGTCAAAATTTGGGTTCCAAGTGGATCTTGGAATTTAAACATTATATTCGACCACTATTAGGTAGAGAAAAATTCTCTCCTGAGTTGTATAATTGGGTAATGGAGCTTGAAAGAGAATGCTTTGACTTGAAAGTTGCCAGTTGAAGTTCAGTTTGTCAGTCATGTTTTGAAATTAATTTCTCTTCTGAAACTTGGAGTCCTCACAGTCCTGTTCTCCACTGAAGGAAAAAAGATAATCCTTGTGGAACttaggcctcgttcagactgccagccaaaatccgatttttagcccatccagattggaactggatggctcttttgaagtctgaacagtcacaaatcacataaaatccgatttttgcgaaccggatcgaaaccaccttcaggaggtagtttcagatcacaattggacagatgcgtctcagtctgaaccgctccaaacactcagatcggttttgactgtccgtgacctCACtctgtccaccggcagccgcgcccgactcatacgatgacgatgatgatgtcagacgctctgacgccgttactatggcaacctgtcagatcagtcaataatgtggcccagtctgaacagagccatatccgatttggacacttgctaaaaatagtgtggacagtcagccctaaaaatcggatttgagtaggaatctgatttaaatcagattcgcctgcagtctgaacgcagccttaCTGCGCCATGGGAAGAGGGGTGTGTGACGACCCCTCCCACTCTGCCTACCTGTTTACCTCTGCTTTTGTTGCAGGTACTGGGAGTGGTTAGGAGGGTAGAGTGGGAGGGCTGTGATTGTACCTGCCCATGTGGGCTGGGCTCTCCAGAAGGCATAAAGGAGGCCTTCTGCAGAGCTTCACTCTCGCTCAGCAGGCTCCAGGCCCAACACTGTTGCTTCATTTGATTTGTCGCACCATACAACACAAACCTCACCATATTTTCCACGCatccacacactgctgacatGACTGACTCCTTTCTTACCTACACACACCACTCATTTGtaaataagttaattaaattatgttaaataaaataagttttcatggtgtatctgtgtgtgaccTCCCTCCTTGTTGCCACCTTAGAGCCAGGTGGTAACAGGTGTAAAGAGGCATTTGAGAGGAAATCTGAgcactttttacttttctgaGTATAAGTAAGTGTAATAATGGTTACAAGTCAAATCAAGTACCTATATCACAGTTACTTGATACTTTTTCTctgctctttttctctttctgttttattcaaggcggtggactctgctaacacatccacatgctcttattttgaaagctatgtgtttgctttttttttaaaggcggTTTTATATGCATACAGGAaaaacaagtggaggctgacTGGCCGCTGACTGGCCAGACCCTGTTAAAAATGATGCAGATTACAGAACATCTACAAATCATCAAAGGAAGATGGATATTTATCCTCCTGACCTGTTCTTGAGGTGTTGGATGCTGCCCAGACATTTAAACCTGCCGTTCACCATGATGCCCAGCCTGGTACACAAAGCCTCACACTCCTCCATGCTGCAGGGGACACCATTAAATACTATATTTAGTACAGTATGGTGAAAAAGAAGTGAAAATAAGCCAATACAGTAAAAAGTACTCCAGATGTGACATTGAATGCGAGGACTAAGGTGTCTCACCTGTGCGTTGTAAGCACCACAGAGCGTCCAGTTTTGATAATGTCCAGGATTAAATTCCAGAGGAATCTGCGGGCCTTTGGGTCCATACCAGTGGTGGGCTCATCCTGAAACCCCACAAAATATAGTTCAGATGCTTCTTAGGTAGGAAAGATACTGTACTACTGTAATACTGTTTACAATGTACACTCATTGTAGGTCCTGTGTCCCTGTACTATGTAAATTGACAAATGACAAACGACTTAAATCCcaaaatgattatat
It contains:
- the LOC131975124 gene encoding phosphatidylinositol 4-phosphate 5-kinase-like protein 1, with the protein product MERRKAGGTSRAARRRRWWHLRQRWRMIGVFEIDPEHEFYHLVSMMKEGLHASIQTTMDTPGQDSPTAEQFKAVDTQTHEGFEMQTFAEPVFAKLRRSLDITKEEYMDSLCSDACYLQFVSNSKSKADFFVTNDKRFFLKTQSRREVSFLLSNLQAYMDHLEKYPHSLMVRFLGVHRIVIPNEMKKYFIVMQSVFYPDERINIRYDIKGCEVGRWTNPDTGGKQIIKVLKDNNFEGQYIALGQEKSWFNKQVKVDAAFLQELNVLDYSLLIAHQPLHRDELDGKHSLANLVVRTTKSMDLDDSPTESDPPTIPLLEKTMGEAEGTGEGIHLQEIHDPDRETRTDLELQEFHEEHRRLLPNCKNAVHVMDGPDRRYFVGIIDIFTVYGWKKRLENLWKNLRFPGRAFSTVSPVKYSNRFCQWIQSHSE